Part of the Debaryomyces hansenii CBS767 chromosome C complete sequence genome is shown below.
CCGTTAACCTCAATCTTGTCCATTATAGGAAACGTAACTCCAAACTTCTTTTCGCATATCTGCAAAATCTCTCGTTCGGTATACGGTTCTTGACTCCCAAATTGATTGCATGGGAATCCAAGCACAACAAATCCCCTCTCCTTATACGTtttatacaaatattcaagatcTTTGTACTGCAGTGTAAATCCACAAAGACTCGCTACATTTACAATCACCACCACCTTCCCCTTCAATTGACTGAAATCATACACCTCGCCGTATACATCTAACGGTTTGAAGTCGTAGAAACTCGTTTTATCCATCAACAATGCAATTCTATTCGTCTCGTTGTGTCTATTGCCAATGAGATGAGTAGTTGGTTTCTTCGTCTATACTAAGTAGAAAGTTCTAATCATAAGCTTACATAATATGTcccaattttcaatatttgtCCGATgcttatataataaatcacCATAATTATCTCCCGGCGGTACCAATCGGGTCAATAAGCAAATATTACACAACACCGGGTAGTATAGGAAGAATAAAAATCGATTTTGTGTAAGTTTTACATATCACACGATTTTTGCGTTTTAAAACTACTCCTTCTCCATGACTAATGGAATGTTTATTATAGTTCTTTATTAGTGAAATTAACCGGTTTAAATTTACAAAGCGAATAGCATTAGATACAAAAAATAGTGGAACACTAAGGATAGTATTACAATAGGATATCTGAAATAACGTATAAATCATAGGGTCTAGAATATTCTGTGTTTGTACATcgcaaaaaaaaaaaatttaaacgTCAGGGTTTTCAGTAAAATTACACAcattataattcaaaatgtCATTTAATGTGAACTGGAACTCGCTAGAGACAGAGTCATTAAGTTCATGGACGAAAGAGTTATTGACGGATGCATTGAATTCGGGGAAGAGACCGAACATCCTTGCGTCGGGCATTCAgattaaagatttaaattttggaaAGGTGGGGCCCAGTTTTGAGATTTTGGAGATTGGAGAATTGGATAAAGACAGGTTTAGGGGGATTTTTAAGATAAACTACGAAGGTGATTTCCATTTGACGTTGCATACGAAGGTTCAGGCCAACCCACTCAAGATATACAGCTCGAACTCATTGGACAGAGAGGTGAATCAGTTTGATGAAATGAACAATTTCGTGACGCCGGATTTTCTTCTCTGTAACGATCCATTTGCATTACCGTTAGATTTGAAACTCAGCGACATCAAGATATCGGGGATTGGGATAATTGTGTTTAGTCAGACCAAGGGACTAACTCTTGTGTTCAGAAATGATCCGTTGGATTCGATCAAAGTATCATCAACTTTCGACACCGTGCAGGTGTTGGCAAATTTTTTGCAAAGCCAGATTGAAGACCAGATCGGAGATCTATTTAGGGAAACATTGCCAACGTTGATCCATGAATTGTCATTGAAGTATACTTCGTTGAACGAATCCAATTTCAGTGACTTGCAATCTAAATTGAAGAGCAAGATGAACAATCTCGATACAGAAGACTTAGAGAAAATATCCATTAACGATGTCAATTCGGAATTCAATTATTCCAGCACCAACTTACGAAAGAACATGAACcttttcaattcaagaGAAACCTTAAACTTGAGTATTCCAAAGttaaagaatattgtaCAAAGATCACACTTGGAAAAGTTTAACAAGCATTTGCCAAACTTGGTCAGCactttgaatttaaatcttAATTTGCCCGATGTTAACgtcaacaacaacatcgCTCCCtctcaaaataataactgCATTCCAATCGATTTGctaatcaataataataacaacctcgaaaatattttgaccGAAATCTCCAGCATTCAAACCAGCAGCtattataataaattgaatagtAATAACAATGGGTCAAAGCCTAACAGGAGGGTCATCAAACTAGGTGGAAAGAAATCTAAGAAGGCAAGCAGTGCTAATCCTTTGGACCAAACCCCAGAATACAGCGAAGTGTCTACTTTGATAGATGATTCAATGGAACATTCCACGATCGAACATTCTACTTTTGAAAGTCCCGTCTCGTTAGAACATGCgaatttgattgatttaAAGCAACCCAAACCAATGAGATGTACAAGGGATATCAGTATCGACACTTCAAAGCCTATTCTCTCGCATTCACATTTCCACGCCAACGGCAACTCAAATACGAACTCTCCTCACCACCCTAACTCTTCCTTGTTACGTGGTGTAGGATTGGGTAATAACTACTTCAACTTTACCAGCAACCAACAGATCTCCACCTCCCATATCGAAAACGACGAAGACagattaatgaataaaaaaTCTAACAATTACATTGATATCAAGTCTATCAATAACAAATCCGTTGATTCGAAGAACATCGACCAATGGAAGAAGTTGGATTTTGATAAAGCTAGCCTTAGACAAAATTGCAGCTCGCCGCAGCATAATGTTTTCGAGgtaccaccaccaccaccataTCAATATTAGTGGTCTCATGTACATAGTATCTTCCTATTTCAATTCGTAGGTTTTCAGGGTTATATATTAGTCTGTCGTCTATCatctatttatttatacaaCTTTTATGTGCTTACGTTCtatttcatatataatcaatttgtttTGATACTAAATCTTGTAGTCTAGTtccaatatatttaatttatggCTCGATTGCgtaaatgaaaaattgtacCTAATCTAAAAATATCGCCTCGTTTGTTGttaaaaaaattctgaTTTAGTATACGTTTTTTACTTTTTTAAATCGACATCATAGAATATCAAAGAATTTACAGGGCTTTCTAGAGTTTTATAGAACGAGATGGcatttggaaattttgaTACCATATGTAATATTACTTCCTTACCCTTGTGTTCCGTGGTGGGATCAGTCAATGAGACGTCATATTTTACTAGAGGTATAGTTCCAGATTGCTATGCTAGATCGGTAGAGTTGGCTAACACTATGGTGTTCCAAATAGGAAATGCATTTGTTCATTTTGGTGGATTGATAATCTTGttgattattatatttaatgttAGAGCAAAGTACACAGCTATTGGTAGAACCGAGAtgcttttctttttttatcttattatttgtttGATTGTCAGCTCGTTAGTTGTTGATTGTGGTGTATCGCCACCATCGTCCGGCAGTTATGCGTATTTTGTGGCCGTTCAGCTAGGATTAGCCAGTGCATCGTGTATCTGTATTTTGTATAATGGACTCTTATGTTTCCAGTTTTGGGAGGATGGATCGAGAAAATCGATGTGGTCGTTAAGAGTGATCTGTTTCTGCTGGTTCGTAGTTAACTTTATCGTGGCTTTGGTTACTTTCAAGAGCTGGGATAGTGCATTAGACAGCAGAAAGACGATGGCCATGTTTGTGATCACGTACCTTATTAATGCTATTATATTGGCATTTTATGTGATATCTCAGATAGTACTTGTTGTTTTTGCTCTCGATTCATACTGGCCCTTGGGTGCCATCTTGTTGGGGgtattcttctttgttgCCGGCCAAGTGTTGACTTATGAATTCAGTGACGATATTTGTCGTGGTGCTTCCCATTACATCGACGGGTTGTTTTTTGGAAGTGCTTGTAACATCTTTACTGTTATGATGATCTATAAGTTCTGGGATATGATAACGGTAGACGATTTAGAATTCTCGGTGGCTAATGTGGAACATGGTGTTACTGCCTTTGGCGGTGACGACGAGAAAAGAGGTAGTACAATTTTTAGCTAAGGCTGATCACCATCGTGCCTACGACTGCTTGTGCTTACTGTGTTTAGTACAAGTATATTACGTCACCTATATATGTCATACTTGTCTACTTATCATTTGTTGATAACTACTATGGTTCATTTAACAACTCACTCGACTAATCTACA
Proteins encoded:
- a CDS encoding DEHA2C08316p (similar to uniprot|P38143 Saccharomyces cerevisiae YBR244w GPX2 Phospholipid hydroperoxide glutathione peroxidase or uniprot|P40581 Saccharomyces cerevisiae YIR037W HYR1 Thiol peroxidase) — protein: MDKTSFYDFKPLDVYGEVYDFSQLKGKVVVIVNVASLCGFTSQYKDLEYLYKTYKERGFVVLGFPCNQFGSQEPYTEREILQICEKKFGVTFPIMDKIEVNGECEDPLYGYLKNEQRTSLGFKGIKWNFEKFLISRSGRVVKRYDSTVAPLNFEKAIVELLE
- a CDS encoding DEHA2C08338p (weakly similar to uniprot|P53083 Saccharomyces cerevisiae YGL219C MDM34 Mitochondrial outer membrane protein), which gives rise to MSFNVNWNSLETESLSSWTKELLTDALNSGKRPNILASGIQIKDLNFGKVGPSFEILEIGELDKDRFRGIFKINYEGDFHLTLHTKVQANPLKIYSSNSLDREVNQFDEMNNFVTPDFLLCNDPFALPLDLKLSDIKISGIGIIVFSQTKGLTLVFRNDPLDSIKVSSTFDTVQVLANFLQSQIEDQIGDLFRETLPTLIHELSLKYTSLNESNFSDLQSKLKSKMNNLDTEDLEKISINDVNSEFNYSSTNLRKNMNLFNSRETLNLSIPKLKNIVQRSHLEKFNKHLPNLVSTLNLNLNLPDVNVNNNIAPSQNNNCIPIDLLINNNNNLENILTEISSIQTSSYYNKLNSNNNGSKPNRRVIKLGGKKSKKASSANPLDQTPEYSEVSTLIDDSMEHSTIEHSTFESPVSLEHANLIDLKQPKPMRCTRDISIDTSKPILSHSHFHANGNSNTNSPHHPNSSLLRGVGLGNNYFNFTSNQQISTSHIENDEDRLMNKKSNNYIDIKSINNKSVDSKNIDQWKKLDFDKASLRQNCSSPQHNVFEVPPPPPYQY
- a CDS encoding DEHA2C08360p (similar to uniprot|P38843 Saccharomyces cerevisiae YHR142w CHS7), with the protein product MAFGNFDTICNITSLPLCSVVGSVNETSYFTRGIVPDCYARSVELANTMVFQIGNAFVHFGGLIILLIIIFNVRAKYTAIGRTEMLFFFYLIICLIVSSLVVDCGVSPPSSGSYAYFVAVQLGLASASCICILYNGLLCFQFWEDGSRKSMWSLRVICFCWFVVNFIVALVTFKSWDSALDSRKTMAMFVITYLINAIILAFYVISQIVLVVFALDSYWPLGAILLGVFFFVAGQVLTYEFSDDICRGASHYIDGLFFGSACNIFTVMMIYKFWDMITVDDLEFSVANVEHGVTAFGGDDEKRGSTIFS